DNA from Branchiostoma lanceolatum isolate klBraLanc5 chromosome 6, klBraLanc5.hap2, whole genome shotgun sequence:
aaTGAAGAAATATGCAGGCTTGTTTAGACTAATGATAACCAAAGATGGGCCTATGGTCAGCCATAACAAAACAGTAATGATGTTGATATATCTTCTTTAGGGTAAGAGCAACCATATCAATCATCATCCTTgttgaaataaagataaatTGGTACCCTTTTTATGACCCAAGGTGTGATTAGTCCTGTGCATAATGTACATACCCGGGCCAGTATTTAACAGAATGGATACAagtaaacctacatgtagattgttCATAGCCATACTGTCAGTAAGAAGAAATTTCAGAAAATGCAGTGAGACATTGGAAAACTAGCTTTATGTATCTATACAACTAATGGCTGCATGTGCagtgtagtactgtaaatgcagaaatgtttgcaatggttttatgctCACTATTTTCATGGTGATCTTTCAATGTAAactttaaaaccaccacgaaacgTTTTGCCCAGCTATatgtatgactgtagcgctactattgtttcaaacgcaaacttaaaaccactgtgaacactccattttctccctaccacaaaaaaaaacatggcaaacttaaatgcatttacagtattttcctttCAGATTATAATATGCACCTACATATTAAAGACAAGGGTTCGGAAAATGGCTACAATCAGGAAATAGTTACTATCATATTTAGTAAGCAGTAAAGCATGACCTAGGGTTGACCTTTAGCCGTATCAAGGATCGTAACCATTTGTCTTTCTTCCTATTGGCCGTTTTATACATGGCACAGTTTTTGCCTCGTGCTCCTCTGGtactttacatgtacaatgcatgcaggcaagtacaatgtacatgcatgtgtgtgtgtacagaaaTTTTTCAAGTTGTGAAATGGTTTGATTATTTCTCTTCGAAATCAAAGTGTTATTTTATCTACGTAATGCAGATACAGTATTACAATCTACAAACAGAAAGTAGAGTGAAACAGTAAAACTTTGTTTGTAATGTTGAAATTAAGTATTTTTAGAGGAAAACTTCATTTTCAGGGACATGCAAGATAATGCAGAAATCAACAAATATTTCTGACAACTGATTCAAGTTTATTATTGTCATACATACTGAACAAATGTTTAGCCACTTGTTAAGACAGAAAAAATAGCAGGAAAATATCAACGaacacttacaaaatataatatgTAATTTAGGAATATATGCCTCCACTGTCAGATAAACTGTATCAAGAAGACTGAGTTTTCAGGACTGATAGAAGTGttagtaaaagtatgatttgcaCACATTTTATATAATTACATACTTTCCATTATCTGCTACAAAGACTGTTACATAATGAAGTAAATGTACCTGCTATGTTGTCACAAGTTCTTTCTTCAATGTGATGGCTCCAACAAGATATTGGACTGCAGTCTCTGACACTCCCACTCCAAGAGCTGACTAGCAAAACAATGGAATAGTTTCATATGTCAGTCAAATCTTGTTGATTAACATGCCTAATTTTGTAACATAATGCCCACATACACATATTATgtatatctttatttttcacaTGCATATAAAATTCACTGGTGAATGTAGGGGTTTATCATTCAGGTgtgtatcattcagcactagggaaaGAAACAGTTGAGTAAGTGtttatcattcagcactagggacagagaTAGTAGAGTAAGTGtttatcattcagcactagggaaaGAGATAGTAGAGTAAGTGTGTATCATTAAGCACTAGGGACAGAGACAGTAGAGTAAGTGtttatcattcagcactagggacagagaTAGTAGAGTAAGTGtttatcattcagcactagggaaaGAGACGGTGGAGTAAGCgtgtatcattcagcactaCGGACAGAGATAGTAGAGTAAGTGCGTATCATTCAGCACTACGGACAGAGATAGTAGAGTGAGTgtgtatcattcagcactaCGGACAGAGATAGTAGAGTAAGTGcgtatcattcagcactagggacagagaCAGTAGAGTAAGTGTTTATCATTCAGCACTACGGACAGAGATAGTAGAGTAAGTGcgtatcattcagcactagggaaaGAGACAGTAGAGTAAGTGtttatcattcagcactagggacagggacagtagagtaagtgtgtatcattcagcactagggacaaaGACAGTTGAGTAAGTgtgtatcattcagcactagggacaaaGACAGTTGAGTAAGTgtgtatcattcagcactagggacagagacagtagagtaagtgtgtatcattcagcactagggacagagacagtagagtaagtgtgtatcattcagcactagggacagagacagtagagtaagtgtgtatcattcagcactagggacagagacagtagagtaagtgtgtatcattcagcactagggacagagacagtagagtaagtgtgtatcattcagcactagggacagataCAGTAGAGTAAGTGTGTATAATTCGGCACTAGGGAAAGAGACAGTAGAGTAAGTgtgtatcattcagcactagggacagagaCAGTAGAGTGAGTGttatcattcagcactagggacagagaCAGTAGAGTAAGTGTGTATCATTCGGCACTAGGGACAGAGACAGTAGAGTAAGTGTGTATAATTCGGCACTAGGGAAAGAGACAGTAGAGTAAGTgtgtatcattcagcactagggacagagacagtagagtaagtgtgtatcattcagcactagggacagagacagtagagtaagtgtgtatcattcagcactagggacagagacagtagagtaagtgtgtatcattcagcactagggacagataCAGTAGAGTAAGTGTGTATAATTCGGCACTAGGGAAAGAGACAGTAGAGTAAGTgtgtatcattcagcactagggacagagaCAGTAGAGTGAGTGTTaccattcagcactagggacagagacagtagagtaagtgtgtatcattcagcactagggacagagaCAGAAGAGTAAGTGGTATCCTGCAGCACTAGGGAAAGAGACAGTGGAGTAAGCgtgtatcattcagcactagggacagagaCAGTAGAGTATTACAAGTGtttatcattcagcactagggacagagaTAGTAGAGTAAGTGtttatcattcagcactagggacagggacagTAGAGTAAGTGGTATCCtgcagcactagggacagagaCAGTAGAGTAAGTGTGTATCATTCGGCACTAGGGACAGAGACAGCAGAGTGagtgttgatgaaagttagacatccaggtaataagatacaccaaaaatagttactcgagcaactggataaaattttgaaatagtcagacatttcagacagcatccgctatctttcgtagAGTAGAGTGAGTgtgtatcattcagcactagggagaGAGACAGTAGTCGTAAACgtgtatcattcagcactagggacagtaGAGTAAGCGTGTGACATTCAGGACCAAGGATTGGGATAATATCATTATTTTTAAATAATctacacatacatttgtatacgtaCAAAAATGAAGATATCCGGGCAAACAGAATCTGCACAGTCAGAATACAGCATCAGGAAACCAGAATATTAAAACATTGACAGATACACATGTATTCACTTTGATATCATGATAGAAGTTAGAGTTGcaacatacatatacaaatgtactgaaagaacctttattgtacattcatattTCGAAgggttacatgtaggtaatggTCGTCTATTGTATGATGCCATGATTGCCTCACTGTCATGTATATCTATTCAACAGCACTGAATGATATCTTTCCAATATGCCATTCCACTTCTGAATCACATCTTGCCTCTCCCAAAATCTAAGTCTTCCCTTGCTCACACCATACTACTGCCATTATCAACAATTTATGCCTACATCAGCTATTTCCTAGTCCCACAGTCTGCTGACAAGAGGCCATCCGACATCATATTGATCGAGTGAAGGGGCGAAAGTCCATCGTAGCTGACAGAATTGGAGCTCATTACAGTCAAGGGCATTAGCACTCTCTGCTTCCTTTCATAGCCTgtctccatgtacatgtagctgccccATTTCCTGATGATTAACACGCCTTTCTTTCAGGGATGGTCAAAATGAAAGCTGATCCAATTCTGTAAGGCTCCCTGATTCTTGGTAATTAAACGATGACTGAGGTCTTAAGCTCACTATGGTTAGGAAAGAGTTGATATAATACGTAGAATATATGATAGGACAATAGATGCCAGCATCAAAATTACTGCTGGTTGTGTATGAAGAAAACTCTATACTCTGAGAGAATTTACCAACCTGGATGAAACTATTTATGGACAAGTATGGgcagtcaaagaagaaaacaagaacCAAGAAGGGAAGGGGCAttatagttttgtatatttccCACCTGTATTGTTCATTTTGCATGGTTGAACCTGTTCTCTGAAGTGGACATGCCATGTCACCCTGCTTGTTTTTCCTAGGAGAGTCTTTGGGCTTCatctaatctacaagcagatgtatatatttttttaaaatatatattaagtacatttgtatatctatgTAGATTGGGTactgtatacattgtacctacatgtaccttgtataCAGGTAGATTGACCCatataacaagagtccgtaaaatccttgacctacttttcacactacatgtaaatcaacaaACTTCccaaatcaaacattttcaggGTAAGTTCCATTTTTTACtccaactacatgtaacgttgggtaacctaaattcgggatttttccgataatggttgactgaaatcaatctagcagaacaataaaccatcctttttttctattattctgtcagtatcatgtactatctttgcactaatcatatataacgggggttgcccgaacttaggacgcgccctaacttaggacggacttTTTAGTGaacttgttatgcataagtatgccgtgtttgtgtccactgactatgctcataaggaagataaataaaccaagtccatgcacataatttttatttgcattcaaaacatatgtgtacatattcatttcttgttttgtcgagaatagtattttgacaataatgatggcaacgctgagtagagggtcactgcgtagctagacggcccgacacctaaatatacgacctgtgccaagcagatatacaactatcatacacataagaaatataaattcataaaacacaaaaaaattgggtctttaagtgtttcttgagaagaaaaccgaccaaagaaaacaacgtaaacatcgctgccgtctggccacgttgttttcccgccatttttgggggccgcgatggtgacggacggcgattcaacgcacagctttgtaacgctctaacatgtgattggtaccgtctatgaaaaggaaactgaatacagagatggcgaagatatttcccaataagtagacggagtattgttgatgtaagcggtgtcgttttttcgtaatgattttgtaagtcgggtcgcatgcaagacgtacgccgggccgcgcgcaaagtgcgtagtagcctatttcccgtgggaacatgagctgggatgctctagacatagcccttctcacatgacgttagaagtgcacacagtcaaaattttccggtcaaaagaaagctagaatatagcaggcttcaagccttatttacatttccctaacttcatcaccaacttccgaagagagcaaaattaccaaagcgtactaagttaggcacactatctggcgtagcactaaatcagaaggtacattcgtgaaaacgtctcacagcgtttgccgcttgtaactcggagcgtgaagggcccatgaacattatgaatacatttcttgtccatgtatgttctttagatgaatgtgttcaaaattcattcattaaaacatgaccattctctggcaaccagcaatggagcgccgtgagttcgagcacgtaaaaaaacgtcctatgtttgggcgactcccgttatggtagattttgtctctagtcgtgctgacaccataatatttcaacttgaaactaccgtccgccgcacgcacaattacggtgctgtccgacaggggggcacattaattcgggagagaagattcgtcttgaatatcttaccgctaatcacattttatacagcagctattcgttctatccttggcttgaggagagtgctatggatatagacgtgtccaagtaaaaaaaatacacgaaaaaacggccgtaccgcacacatcaggccagttccggaacaacccgtgtgttgagtcggtagaacttcactcaaagtcggcccatcgtcatcatcgggcaacgtgtaacgttacattattcatgggaagttagctggatgccgtagcaatggtaatactactatgtccatgtgttccttgttgtgttaggagcaaactttgaggaaaatatcttcctcagtccactatcacacgcagcatttagacaaaaagtgttcctcacaaacctttgtcgtctgcttgacaacaggattctggttaacaatatggcggcgggaaaatacacgtgccgtaggttgtagcaacagagaggagttttgatgattgatcacacttagaatccagttgcaggttagcaaaagagattgtaataagttgtcttataaataattgtgtttagcaggcaggagatgtgacatttgtcttataaaccagcgaacaaccgtgctgggtgattctcccacgaagcccccagactctgtcaataagggacggagagtttttgacgtcgccaacttctaatgcatggttatcgaagcttttcagccagtgttctgaatacgttagtctatctgctttgcattgctggcgttataactgattttgcatctagcacatatccctaaataccccgttttcgaaaaatcccgactttaagtaccccacgaatttaggttacccaacgttatcttGTAGTCAGTAATCCTGCCAGCAGACCATGCAAGATAACTGGGATCATTTGGACGACAGCTCAATTAATGCATTAATTAGACACCTGAACTCTGAACCCTTGCTCAAGTGATCAGCTAACACTTCGACCCCCTGACCCCAACACTGAATACAGATATGCAAATTGTCAAAAGGGGATGTGACAGACTTGCAAAACCTAGTTCTTCACAGACAATTCTCAGAAATCATTGAGGCAGAAAAACTTTGCTGGAAGGATTTCTATCAGGTACACTTCAATACTTGTCTTTTGAGTCTTAGCTGAAAATGTGTTTGCTAACTATGTGCAGGACCTCCATTTTTGTAACTACAtgattgtgtgtttgtgcattcaTCAGAACTTAGAAGATAGGGAAAATGGTGTTTTCTAAACAGAAGGCACTCTAGAAGTAAGCTAAATGAGACAAAGGTGGGCTGGAGCTGAAATGATAACATGTACTAGAATGGCTGCATGCCATCCTGATAACATAGGAGGACTGGCTCCTCAAAAATTCGGGTTGGGGGATCCCAATCTGTACATTAACATTGCTCTAACTGTCATGGTCAAAGTTCCCCGGGTATTGTGCTGGGAATCACGTTGGTTCATTGGGTCAATAAGAAATGACGCAATTCTTCACCGCACGCAACGGCAAATAAACTATTACAAAATATCTCTTTTCTGTTCGTAACAATTCATGAAACACTACAATTATACTTCGTGTAATTTTGTCTTGGCACCAAAAGGCGTCCTAACCCGCGGGAGGGCtaggaccgagggtgatgcggaatacaacgtgttgtatttaatttatgtcataccttggtcatacgcacccgagaaaacacacatttcaatgcggaatgcgccacaGTTTTgcgtcctcgaacaagaaactgtaacaacgTTGATTCTAACCTCCAAATCCgttattcgaatttccgacggcggcgcaaccggcgcgctcgaaatgcattcaaatattctatggaaacctgtgtgatacaactctagaaccctatgtgatccggatagttatcacacggtccggaacatccgtatcaggcccaggcatgacataaatttgTATATACAATGCCTTTGTTTTATGAACAGGACATCGTAAATTCCAAACCTggcctttttttttagttaattGTAACGGAAAACACCGTTTAACGGATGCCTCTTACTATCAGCAAGgacattctatataatgtccttgctatcaGTAACTGGTTGGTGTTGGTTGAATAAAGAATGCTAAATTTTAAAAAACGAACATGAGACTTAAGACGATGATCGAAAAGCTATTCTCTAGCGTCATGAGATATCTACAGATGTTGACTTTTATTATTTAGTAAGTAGACTTTTGAGACTTACTTTGTACTAAGTTTGTAGTAGAAGGGAAGTACAGAAGTCgtactgtttgttgtgtcaattaagTTTATATTACGACCGGCAAAAATGCAATACTATACAGTCATGTAAAAAGGAACGGTATTGTTGTAGTCTATCAGGAAGTACAGAAAACAGATTTTAGTTTTTCATAACCAAACCAAGGAAACATCTATAGGTAAGTTATTCATATCTTCATGTCAATTAAAAGGACCTACACTTTTACCCCGGGCCCTCTAAGCAACTTCTCCTGAACATCCAGGTGTCATATAAGACCTACCTTCTAGTCTTCCCAAACATATGGGGTCACCAATTATTTTGGTCACATCCTGCCCCGGTCCAGCTTATTTTAAAGCATCTTGTTGCCATCTGTTTTGCAGACTTGTTAGCAAAATCTTCACCACCATGAGTGGCACAACTCCTCAGTACTGGCTGGAGTACACCTTCACTGCATCAGAGAACTGCTCACTTAAAGATCTGGTTACAGGCACAGCCAATGCACTAACCAAGGCCACATCAACAGTGGACAACGGAAAAGTTCTGTTCCTCTTCAAAGTATGACTCCACTGTTCAgtatttcttcatttctttgtaTCTTCATTTCAGATTTCTTCCTTTttggctacatgtactttcttctAATCTATCTTTAAGTGTCATGATAATAAAGAACAGAATCTTTTTGTCCCCACAGGTCTTGGCAGAACCTAAACTTATTGCAGGTGAGGCTCAACACTTCATTGGTATCAGCTTTAACATCCATTCAATTCATCAATCAAATATCAACTTTgcagacaaaaaaatgatagcCTGCATGGCGTTGATAGTGAAAATTATGTATTATCGATATCTTATTTTTCATCAGTAAAATTAAATAGTGTGACGAACTTGCTTTCTGACTTTATTTCTCCATACTTTTcacaaatatttaaacattacaCACGACAAAAAGAATTTGCTATTCTGGGGAGCATTTCTCCATACTTCAGAAAACAACTGATGTTAGAGAATTCCATTTCTGTTGTCTGATCGTTATATAATTATACAGCTCTGAAACATTTCTTTACATGCATTTCCAGTTATCCAAGCCACGGATGCTGCAGAGCTGGAGTCTACCCTGACAGACAACCCCGCCCCTTACTTCGGCCAGTTGGTGCAGGTGAAGTGTCTTCCACTGCGTCCTTACGAGTCATTCGCGAAGGAGCTTCTTGGCGTTGAGACTTCGTTTCAACAAACCGGGGAGTGGGCCGCTCCAGGGCAGTTCTACTGTGTAACCGTTGACATTGAGTATGCTGGTAAGGAGTCCTCACATAGTTTTCTTGCTACATATATTATTCCCTTTGTGGGAACTTGATCTGTACAATCTGAACTGATAAGTGAACAAATTTCATAACTCTTATATGATAGGAACTTCATACATGTGACATAAATGTAACTTAGGGAGAGAAACAAGTACAgacaattatgtaaattaggacCTCATTTTCATCACTAAGAACTTAAAAGGAAATGCCACGATAGCAGCTTAGCAGTAAATGATAgcaattttatacatgtacaagtatttgtgacatgtacatgaatgtcaGGTTAACACCATCAGGCATAAGTTATGCATATAATGGGATTATTTCCATATTGGAGAAGAAAATAAGTTTTTGCTGAAGAATGGGGTCATGGATATCTGGTGGAAATGTAAAAACAAGAATGAATTTTTGTTTAACCATACAAGACATTGTCAGTAAGGTTTCTTCATGACATTCTCCCCAAGGTATGACGCAGGAAGAACTGTTTAAGATATGGAAACAGGAGGCCATTGTAGCACTTGGTGTGATGGAACAAGGCGGTGCCAAGCTCTGGAAGGTTGCAACAGAGAGGaaggtatacaatgtatatgctcAACTGATAAAGACAAAAGATACTGGGAGTGTCATTGTAAACTTTAGTAAAGGGTTGTATCGcttctcagttacatgtattgatttAGAATTTCAAAAGGGCTATCTGAAATAGACAGACCTTTAGAAATGAGTAGTATGCCTGACAAAGGTTATCAAATCATGCCGGTTAATGTCAAAATGAAAAACATCAgacagtttgtacatgtgtagaagACAATATTTTTTCATCTTTAACAATCAAAGCAAACctattgtacattgtagttcaCAGATGCTGTGCATGTAGACACTCTGTTGTAGATAACAGTTTTGCACATTTCCTCAAGAATCTTTTGTAATACTTTAAAGAAGAGTAATTTTTGGTTTTTTTACAGGAAAGAATTATAACTATAGCAACAGTTACTGATATCTGAATGAACAGGTTGTTTATTTTAAAGaagaattttttaaaaagtagttGAAATCAGAAGAACATTTGAAGGGGGGATATCTCAGATCACATAACAGTAATGAAGAAAAAGCTAAATGTTTGTGTTGATGACTTGCATAGGTGCTGATCCTGGTGAAGATGACAACTCCAGACATGCTCGATAACTTGTTCACTGCGGAGCTGccattcttcaagcagatgggGAACCAGGCCCACACAACCTGCAAGGCTATTGTACCATTCCAGTACTGAGGACAAAGCCTGCATTCAGAATCAGATCAGCAAAATCTCTCAATCTAAAAGTGGTGCGACACAATTAGTAATCATAATTTCTATACTTTTGTAGGTGGCAGAAAACTTTGTATTTTTCACAATCTACCATTACACTAATAAATGAATTTGATAAACACAAAATGGATTATCACCCATCAAAAGGTAGCAATTATCCAACTGTACAAGATACCAATCAGTCTCCCCTTCTCTCATCACTGTTTGGAAGCTTGTTTTTCATGCAAGATAAATCACTGGTGTAAGGCatgttgttggtttgtttgtttgtttgttacagtaATAcaaacattcatacatacatactgtacatgtatatatggcaTTTCTTAAATGTGCTCATCGaagcacaaaaaaaaagaaaacgtgaAGGAAATTTACTTGAAATTCTTTCCGACCCTACCCCTGGCCCTAGGTCTACCATCAAGTTGATGATGTAGAGACTTATCTGAGCAGCAGGACCAAGGTGTGCCTTGAGGGACATGTCTAAGAGAACCCTGCCCTGCTCATTGCGACAGCTTAAGTTCTTTGTGCCAGGTTTTCTAATACAGGTATATGATCTCTCTGCATGTCTCCAGGTGATGTTATGAATCAGTGATTGGTATTGACTACTAGTAGGTCATATGGAGAACACAGGGTAATAAAACCTGCAATCACTGGATACATAATCCACAGAAACATTGACTTTTCTTCTACTAACTTGTGTGGTAAATGTTTATAATATACATGATATAAATatcctttttttacattgtacattttgtaatcatAGCATCACGAATACAAAACATATGTAAGGATGAAGGCACAGGAACACTGTGGCAATGGGAGCAGTACTGTAACTTCAttatgtttgcagggatttaatttctaAACAGTGGGAAGAAAGAAGGCATTTGCATTGGGAGGGAAGCGAATGGATTCTTAAGACCAAGTACAGAGTGTACATGTTTGCGGCGTGATAATATCACAATGGAGAGGGCACAGCAAAAATAATACAAGAatatcatgatttacagtacattcatGTCCTAAAATGAGGGCAGGTGCTGAAATCTggtgaaaagaagaaaagcaGGCTTTATCTCAGAGTACTGTTTATGACGAAAGGGGTAAAATAACGATAATGAaaagaaatgtagaaatgcaaaagttGCAACCAAAGAAGGAGACTGGGATATGCAGGAAATTAGTTTGCTTTGTTAATGTTTTTAACCGTTTGGTCTCAAATATAGGACATCAAGTAAATCTAGACAAAGATAAATTCTAATATAACCTTGTGTATATCAATTAAGATCAGCACATCAAATTAATTATTGATTAAACACCACAGGCAGTAATTAACGTGGACTTTATGGTAAAGATCTGTACATAGATCACTCTCAGTCTGTCGCACATTGCGAAAAATGTAGGCCTAAACATACATACCTTTTCATCAAAATTTAATGAATGAGTCATTTAGGCATTATCAAATGCATGTATATGGCCCTGTCCcagtttactgtaaatgcatatttTGCGGgaccgtggttttatgttcgcagtttttgcagtaCGCTCttcgccacaaacttaaaaccaccacaattttttttgctggcgtttctgtagcgctactattgtttcaaacacaaacttaaaaccaccgcaaacacttcattttttccctaccacgaaattaaaaccacgcaatcttaaatgcatttacagtattccagcAGCTATGATACCTTGACAAAAAGTTGTACATTATTCTAACACGATATGAAACAACAATAGATACCTCTCATCTATGATAGCTACAAAATAAACAGCTCTCAAGTGTATGCGTaatcaaatgttgtaaaacacTGCCGTGTGCCTGGAATATTACATCTGGGAGCTATGGGACATCATAAACCGGGAAGAATGAAAAACAACGAATTAAAGCAGCAGCCGAGGTATCAATCCGGGCCGGAGATTTATGCCATAATCAGCACAGCGGGGACTTGCCTTTTGCTGCCCTCATGTTTCTTTTATTCCGACAATAAATATCTCATGGGTGAAACAACGCAGCAACGCGCCGTATCACAGTAATCCGCCCATACATTAACCTGCCGGTACgaattcaaagaagaaaataactTTTGTTTATTACCGAGGAAAGGTTGCTTCTGATGCGGACACTACCACA
Protein-coding regions in this window:
- the LOC136436795 gene encoding uncharacterized protein encodes the protein MSGTTPQYWLEYTFTASENCSLKDLVTGTANALTKATSTVDNGKVLFLFKVLAEPKLIAVIQATDAAELESTLTDNPAPYFGQLVQVKCLPLRPYESFAKELLGVETSFQQTGEWAAPGQFYCVTVDIEYAGMTQEELFKIWKQEAIVALGVMEQGGAKLWKVATERKVLILVKMTTPDMLDNLFTAELPFFKQMGNQAHTTCKAIVPFQY